One Silene latifolia isolate original U9 population unplaced genomic scaffold, ASM4854445v1 scaffold_215, whole genome shotgun sequence DNA segment encodes these proteins:
- the LOC141638693 gene encoding uncharacterized protein LOC141638693 produces MARGRGGRQRGGGSGGRSTQEEEEETTEVEQSLEDDTDEEEEVEHGIPVTYTEDNKIIIDIRGLWFNSKYVVRGVTASTQQKMTRGITCWSDASEEEKEGWFNNFRQNFHWPKEQERSVWERYNYIGKKRLRDSMYKVSKRKKPPQFMEGI; encoded by the exons ATGGCACGTGGTCGTGGTGGTAGACAGCGAGGCGGAGGTAGTGGGGGCCGTAGTacgcaggaggaggaggaggagaccaCTGAGGTCGAGCAGTCCTTAGAGGATGAcactgacgaggaggaggaggtcgAGCATGGGATCCCTGTCACATACACCGAGGATAACAAGATCATTATTGACATTAGGGGTCTTTG GTTTAATTCCAAGTATGTAGTTCGGGGAGTCACCGCTAGCACTCAGCAAAAGATGACCAGGGGTATTACTTGTTGGTCAGATGCAAGCGAAGAAGAGAAGGAGGGATGGTTCAATAACTTCCGG CAAAACTTTCATTGGCCTAAGGAACAAGAGCGTTCTGTTTGGGAGAGATACAATTACATCGGCAAAAAGAGGCTAAGAGATAGCATGTATAAGGTTTCTAAGAGGAAGAAACCCCCTCAGTTTATGGAAGGTATTTAG
- the LOC141638694 gene encoding uncharacterized protein LOC141638694 — MYPDFAEEPRNVRLGLCTDGFAPFTQFGKPYSCWPVMITPYNLPPWLCLKRQFIFLSLIIPGPSNPKANLDVYLQPLIEELKHLWEVGVETYDVSLKQNFQLRASILWTINDFPAYGMISGWSLRRQKACPCCMDKSKAFWLPNSKKISWFDCHRTFLSDRDLNRRNKKAFIKGKEVLDDAPDRLPGDELWELIRDLPSTVDEGKSKDTIASRKELKRFCDRPKLHIRKDGSKPKAIFTLDKAQRKALCQWLGKLKFPDRYASDFKRCVDLKKLKLHGLKSHDCHVFMERLLPVALKHLLPTTVWNAVTEISQFFRDLCSSTISVDDMIRLEEQIPIILCGCIHLKETKAKNLNIDKADEVDTSVPEFFQTHDDEGCSSSGETRYLDDKEYNRAHLYVLSNCEILEPYETQFVNDFIKEHPNVSKNDVWNKHEDQFPSWFRKHVIECNIQDDLVRSLALGPSRKVKTWNRYSVNGFNFHTFNYGKRKVRCNYGVTISSLDDNEYYGILEDILELCYNGRGRAYKTVLFKCEWKDNSIAGMRVHDL; from the exons ATGTACCCTgattttgccgaggaacctcGCAATGTTCGACTTGGCCTATGTACGGATGGCTTTGCCCCTTTCACCCAATTTGGTAAACCTTACTCCTGTTGGCCCGTGATGATCACgccatacaacttaccaccttggttatgtttGAAAAGGCAGTTTATCTTCTTGTCGCTAATTATTCCCGGGCCTAGTAACCCAAAAGccaatttggatgtttatttacaaccattgatAGAGGAGTTGAaacatttgtgggaagttggtgtggAAACATATGATGTGTCCTTGAAGCAAAATTTTCAACTAAGAGCGTCAATTTTATGGaccataaatgattttcccgcctacGGTATGATATCTGGATGGTCTCTGCGCAGACAAAAGGCATGCCCTTGTTGCATGGATAAGAgcaaagcattttggcttcctaATTCTAAAAAAataagttggtttgattgtcatagaaccTTCTTATCGGATAGAGATCTAAATAGAAGGAACAAAAAAGCTTTTATTAAAGGTAAGGAGGTGCTTGATGATGCTCCGGATCGGCTACCAGGGGATGAGTTATGGGAGTTGATACGTGATTTGCCATCTACTGTTGATG aagGTAAATCCAAGGATACTATTGCTTCAAGAAAAGAGTTGAAGAGATTTTGTGATCGTCCCAAACTACACATTCGTAAGGATGGGTCTAAGCCAAAAGCTATTTTTACTCTTGATAAAGCTCAAAGGAAGGCATTGTGTCAATGGTTAGGAAAGTTGAAGTTTCCTGATCGATATGCATCTGATTTCAAACgttgtgttgatcttaagaaacTGAAGTTGCATGGGTTGAAAAGCCAcgattgtcatgttttcatggagcgcttattaccCGTTGCATTGAAACATCTCCTCCCAACTACCGTGTGGAATGCAGTTACcgagattagtcaatttttccGAGATTTATGCTCTTCAACCATATcggttgatgacatgattcgaCTTGAAGAGCAAATTCCAATTATCTtat gtggatgtatccatttgaaag aaaccaaagcaaagaACTTAAATATTGATAAAGCCGATGAAGTGGACACAAGTGTACCCGAGTTTTTCCAAACTCatgatgatgaagggtgttcatcaagtGGGGagacaagatatttggatgacaaAGAATATAATCGTGCTCACCTTTACGTTCTTTCTAATTGTGAAATCTTAGAGCCTTATGAAACACAATTTGTGAACGATTTCATTAAAGAACATCCTAATGTGAGCAAGAATGATGTTTGGAATAAgcatgaggatcaatttccatcatggtttcgGAAACATGTCATTGAATGCAATATCCAAGATGATTTGGTAAGGAGTTTAGCCTTAGGTCCTTCACGAAAGGTTAAAACTTGGAATCGGTATTCAGTTAATGGATTCAATTTCCATACATTCAATTACGGGAAGAGGAAGGTTAgatgcaattatggtgttacAATTTCCTCCCTTGATGACAATGAATATTACGGCATATTAGAGGATATCCTTGAGTTGTGCTATAATGGGCGTGGACGTGCTTATAAAACAGTCTTATTCAAGTGTGAATGGAAAGATAATTCGATAGCGGGAATGAgagtccatgatc TATAA